ACTCTTCTATTCTCAAAAGTCTGAAAACACTGTATCAGTAACACCAAAATACACAGGTGCAACATATTTTAAAGGCTTTGAGGAAACATGGcaattcatgatttaaaaaagggAAACTTTTCTGTTTACTGAAGTACTTACAAAGTAACACACTGTTTTAGGCACTGGGGTACAATGCCCAGTGAAACAGACATGGTCAGAGCCTTCATACACTCTGAGACTCTTCATTTCAGCTGGTAATTGGCATAAGCTAGGAATCTTGAATCAGTCTTAACTTATCGTTCCTTCTCACTTCTAACATGTAATATTTAGCAAGAGCTGCTGATTTTACCTTCCaaatctttctaaactccataatGTCCACACTACCTAGTTAGACTGCCCTAATTCTCATCTTCTCAACTACTGAAATAGTGCAATATAAGGTTTCCCTGATTCTGTCTGTCTTCCAAATAGCCGTCAGAGTTACCAAACTACCATGCAAATCTAGCTTTCGCTACAAAGCCCAAAACTGCCCGGAAAAGAAGGTGCAAGCTCCTTCAAGCAGAATTAAGGCCCTCTGTAATCTTGCCCTTGCTTATCTTTCCAGCTTCACTTCTTTTTACTCACTTAGCACACCATGCTCTTCCTTGTCTCAGTATCTGTCTTCATCTGTCCTCTCTGGCAAGAAAGATCTCTATctacctcctcagttcagttcagttcatttcagtcgctcagttgtatgcaactctttgcgaccccatgaatcgcagcacgccaggcctccctgtccatcactaactcctggagttcactaaaactcacgtccatagagtcagtgatgccatccagccatctcatcctctgttgtccccttttcctcctgccctcaatccctcccagcatcagggtcttttccaatgagtcaactcttcgcatgaggtggccaaagtactggagcttcagctttagcatcatttcctccaaacacccagggttgatctccttcagaatggactggctggatctccttacagtccaagggactctcaagagtcttctcaaaaaccaaagttcaaaagcatcaattcttcggcgctcagctttcttcacagtccaactctcacatccatacatgaccactggaaaaaccatagccttaactagatggacttttgttggcaaagtagtgtctctgcttttcaatatgttatcatTTAATATTCAAGAACCACATCCTCCAGGAAACCTCTGACGTCCTTAGCTAGGTTACGGGCTTGTCTTTTATAAAGCTACTCGACTGTATTTCTGTCAATTCAATTAATCATATGGCAACATAATGATCTTTTCTCCCCattagtcaaagcaatggtttttccagtagtcatgtatggatgcgacagctgggccataaagaaagctgagcacccaagaattgatgcttttgaactgtggtgttggaaaagactcgagagtcccttgcactgcaaggagataaaactagtcagtcctaaaggaagtcagttctgaatattcattgaaaggactgatgctgaaactgaaactccaatacttcggccacctgatggaaagaactgactcattggaaaagagcctgatgctgcaaaagattgaaggcaggagaagggtacgacagaggatgagacggttggatggcatcaccgactcgatggacaacagtttgagcaggctctggaagttggtgatggacagggaagcttggcatgctgcagtccatggggtggcaaagagtcagacacgactctagAGGCCAAACTAAAACTGAACATTTCATGTCTGGAAGACTAAAAACAATTGctcaatgggggcttccctggctcagacagtaaagaatctgcctgcaatgcaagagacatgagtttggttcctgggttgggaagatcccctggagaagggaatgattatacccactccagtgttcctacctggaaaatcccatggacagaggagcttcgttggctatagtccatgcaatcacaaaaagtcaaacatgactgagcaactaacacttcactttcaaagaaatatttgtgaAAGGAACAAAAGGAAGCATTGCGCTGGGTTATatgggaaacaaaattaaaaccatgGGTGGTGCAAACACTGCTATAAAGCACAAATCCACAGagtttttctgtaaaaggccaaagaataaatattttaggctttgtaggcCAGCAGGCAAAATGGAGGATATTATGTAGTTACTTAcataccaagaaagaaaaaattccaaATTTTTTTACTAACAAGCTACCCCCAAATAACTGTAAGTATGATATTCTGTTTATGAATGAAAGAGACTCTTTGGAGAAGGGGGAGAAAGTTTCATGGACTTTGAATGATGTGTCCTGTCATCAAATAGGGCTTCCCCGctggcaaagtggtaaagaacctgcctgtcaattcaggagatgcaggagactcaggctcgatccctgggtcggaacgatcccctagaggagggcatggcaacccactccagtcttcttgcctggagaatccccatggacagaggagcctggggagctctAAGGTCCATAGGATGGcagagagtgagacacaactgaagccacttagcacataTCCATCAGCAAACAAATCACAAACATTCATCTATAAAAAGCATGCATGGATCACTGACGACCCCAGAACAGACAGTTGGCCAGATCTAGCCTGTCTGTGGGCCTTAGCCTCTCACTAGAGCACggctgacccttgaacagcagTTTTGAATTGTGTGGGTCTGCTTAGAAGCAGATTTTTCTTCAACAGTAAATACCACAGTACTACAGAATTACAGCTTGTTGAAAGCACAAGCAGAGCCCAGGAGGAATCCCATACGCGGAGAGTCCACTGTAAGTTATCCCTCCCAAGAAGGTAGGGGCCCCGAAAGCTGCCTCACCGCagtgttcaagggtcaactatacaGGCGATGGAGAACATAACTGCCTCGAAAGAAGTACTTTACAGTGGTTTGCCAGATTAAAGTGACGAACAGCAtcagaggcaggagaggggaagCAAGACGGTGCAAAAGCACGGACGCAAGAAGTGACGTGAAAATGAACAGGAAGGAAACAATCAGAGTGGTAACAGCCTGAAAAAAACCGGGACTGAATGAAAACTAGGTACTACTACATCACAAGGCAGAATACCAAAAGCACGCTATAAGTAATATACAGAAAACAGAACGCTCAGACGAGACTTTAACTGGGAGGCTACCAGAAACATTCCAAGAGTGCATTTCAGTTGGGCCTTTAATATTTAAACCAATTAACCACTTAATAAGAGCGGGCCCTGAAACTGAGAGAACCACATAAGTAAAGACAGAGATGGAAATCTGCCTACTACTTTGAAAGGGAGTGGATTACTCCAGGGACTAATAACGGAGGACAGTAGAAGTGGACAGTGACCGTAGAGGAGGAAAATCTAGGTAGAAACTAAATTGCGAGGATCCTGAGAGGTTGCTTAAGGAGTTGCTTTAGCCACTCCGCGGAGACCGGGAAGCCCCAAGGAAACATGCTAGATATCAAGGAAGGCCTGATGCGAGTCTGGGGTACCTTCATTTGGAACCCCCTTTACCTCCGTGGGCCCGGACGGTCCGCCGAGACACCCCAGCGTCAAGGAGAATTTCTTGGACCCCACCAGTCCTCTTCCTGACTATGCAGGAGAACATGCAGAAGATCACGTGGATACTCTAAGAAACCCCTGAAACACGCTGCGAACAGGAGAGCCCGTCGGGTCGCACGAAGGTGACGTCAGGGCGCAGGCTCCCGAGACGCACGCAGCCTGGGTGACGCAGGGGCGGGTCCTGTGGGCGGGGCTATGGTGGAGGAGGAGGCGTGGCCAGAGCTCGAGGCCAAGGCCTGGCGATAGACCCAGATCCGTGGGAGAAATGACGCTCTCTCTGTGGTTACTGGGACTGTAAAGATCGCGCAGCACAGCGGCGGGAAAATACCTGGAAGTTTTCTCGGCTGCAACGACGCCGAACGCTTTTTGACCGGAAACCGAAAGCAGAAATCGGAAGTGACGTCGCAATCACAACAAGCCGGGGCTTGGCTGAGGTCCTGCAGTGACTCTGGCCGCAGATGGAGAGGCCCGACTCGCTGTGGACTGTCGAGAGTGGTCGCCAGGCCCTGCGCCCCGACCCGGGCAGCCTCCGGCCCCTGTTGCCGGGGCCAGCCCGCCGCGGTTGAGCCAGTTTCCGCCCGCCGTGCCGGAGCCGCGCTGGGATTTTTTTCGGGCAGAGCTGGCGGGTGGCGACAGAACGAGACTTCCCTCCTGCCACAGTCTCCCCTCCAGCGGGTTCCTGTCCTGGGACGCCGGGACACCTGTCGCCTGTGAGGCATCATTCATTCTCATAGCACCTTCCTTTCCTCGTAGGGCAGCTCCAGGATGAAGAAGAACGGGGGGCGGGGAGTTCCTGTTATTAGCACTCACTGGGGAATAACCCAGTTGCCCATTTTATTTCGTTAGGGCCGCTCTACCCCTTCTCCCTGGGCTCTGACTGGTTGAGGTGATCCTCTTTTTTCCTCCCCGCCTCCTCTTCTGGATcgtctcccctcccttccccttcttttCTTATACTTAAAAATTATGGCTTAACCGTTCAAATTTGCCTCTCCTCCTCTCTAGACTGGTGCCAAGATAAGCATTCTATTTCCACTTGGTTTAGAAAGAATTGGTTTCTTTTGCTTTAgtgctgctttttattttaatgaaccgAGTGATGGGAGTCATGAGCTCCCTGTTTCTCTCTTCTCTACGGTGGACATTGATTATGATTACCTGCCCTGGCTACTCAAAGgattgttataaaaattaaataaaaacataaaaaggatTGTTATAAAAATCTCGGAAGATGTTCTAAAACTGTAAACAGGGGCTGTCTGTAAAATGTATGATTTGCCAACTTTTGCTCCACTGTGATCCTCTTTTAGTTCCAATTAATTACAACTTTAAAACACCCTGCACCCTCAAAATTTCTAAGAGGCAGTGGCCTTAACGTGATAAAATTGTTTCGTTTCGTCCctaagtcctgtcccactctttgcgactccgcggactgcagcctggcaggctcctctgtccatgaggtttctcaagggagaatactggagtgggttgccatttcctttttcccgacacagggattgaacccgcatcttctgcattggcaggcgaattttttacaactgagccactggaaagactatgaaaaaattaactggatgctatttattttcttcctgtctcAGTGACTATATATCTAGGACAATTATATATCTTGGAGTTCTTTTTTTAGAAGCAAATTTAGGtacaaaaatgaaatttcttttcagattatatATATTAAGGTCCATAGGAAAGTGCCAGTGATTACCTTACTGAAAACTCATTTAAAACAGTGGTAAATGATTCAGTAACAGGTGTGCTTATAACCTGTATTTTGAGAATTCACATTTTTTGAGTTTATGTCTTGACAATATTTGGATAAAAATCATTAATCCTTATTTCTTACTACTTATTACAAAGATTGGGGCCAAAATAATACTTAAATTTAATATCCTAGAGATgctaaagcaaaggaaaccaattcataatctattttttatttttcataaaaatgaaaattgtcatttttcatattaataaaaACCTGTATTAAGTTGCCAACACTTGATCTGAACAAAAACTGATTAATATAcccccgtggctgattcatgtcaatgtatggcaaaaccaatacagtattgtaaagcaaaataaagtaaaaataaaaattaaaaaaaactgattaaTATGTCTTCAGTTATCATAACCAAGACTTTGTAAAGCCTTTCACTACTCAGAAATCGTGATATATTTGGGTACAAATGGGTTCTACCTTTTTCTTAAATTCAAACAGAGCAAGTTATAAACAGTATGTTAAAAAATGAACCTCAGATTAGAGGTTAATATTTTTTATgtgaaaagtttatttttgttgttagcctgatttttaaaaaatctagtttGCGGTATTCAGGAATAGGAAAGGGAAGGTAAGGGTAAGAACAGTTTGTTGGGACCTAGTAATGGAGGTGAAAATGTTACTGTATTTCATCTGATCTTTGTCAAGATCCTGTGAGATTATTGgtatatccccattttacaagtgagactgaggcttagagaggttgagGAGCTTATACAGATTCACATCAGCTAATAAATGGTGAAACTTGGATTCAGACCCAGGTTTTTCTACCTTTGAACATTGTATGCTTCTTATTATCTAGTGATGCTTGTAAGAGCACTGTTTGCATATGTGAttgaaaatgattattttctGTACATTAAGTTGatagacttttaatttttttctttcagatgttTTAATACCCAAATTCAAAGAATGCATAGTGTACCATTCTTCTAAAACCAAGAGGAAATCATGAAGAAATTTTTTAACTGTTGAAACTCAGTTGAAATCATGGCTACATCAGCAAATCTGGATATTGGAGCGCAGCTGATAGTGGAAGAGTGTCCTAGCAGTTACAGTCTAAGTGGCATGCCAGACATTAAAATAGAACATCAGCTGGACTCAAGTGCAGAAGAAGGGTCAGCTCAGGGTGTTGCCATGGGAATGAAATTCATACTGCCTAACCGATTTGATATGAATGTCTGTTCTCGGTTTGTGAAGTCCTTAAATGAAGAGGATAGTAAAAATATTCAAGATCAAGTTAACTCTGACCTGGAGGTGGCATCTGTCCTATTTAAAGGTTGAAAGTTATGGTATAAATATctgcctttgttttgtttttgtttgtttgttttttccgttctgttcatgaaattttagTTTGGGAAGAAAGTTTGGAAGTCACCTTGTGATATGGTTTTCTAGAATCTCACAGAGACCAGAATTAAATAATTTCATGTTATATAATGTCCATAAGtacatgttgatttttttttatttcttgtttgaccTTTGTTTACTTACAAATTCTCTACTAAAGTTTCTTATtgtaccttttaaaattataggagaaaaaaaattatgtgtgccttttataaatgaatgaattccaTAAATATGTGATTGGCATTAGCTTCCTGTGCTTTAATGCCGTGAAATCTGTCATCATACTGTAGATTTACTTTTATAACCATCTACTGAGTAAAAAAAACCTCTCTGGATAATATTGCTCAAgattaatattgattttttttttttctggaacttttacTAGTACAAATTTTTTATGGCAAAAAGTAATGTCACTTGAGAACCAGTTGAAGATACTATacatattgtatttttttaatgtaaacattGACATAGAACTTTGAAATGCATTGTtgtttaaatattgttttaatgTGTTTAACTTCATTTTACCTAGCTGAATGCAATATCCATACATCTCCTTCTCCGGGAATTCAAGTAAGGCATGTCTACACTCCATCTACAACAAAGCACTTCTCACCCATAAAGCAGTCCACTACTTTAACCAACAAACACAGAGGAAATGAGGTCTCAACCACACCTCTGTTAGCAAATTGTAAGTATTTCCCACTGCTGTATGGAAATATTGTTATTGCTAATGTAATAGTTTCAAGAGTTTGGCTGAAACATCATTTTCATTAAATGCATATCCTGTTTTGGAAAGCATAAGTGATATCCTGATAGTTTtagtaacctccaattaaaataaacaaatttatattttaaaaaaatttttcacatATTATTGCATATTCAAATATATCATGTTTTATGTTTCTCTGTTGAGAATGGATTAAAACTTTAACTCTTAAAACCTTCATAGTTTTACTATAAAAACTATagtaaaaagtttaataaaaaactatagtaaaaaaatgaattataaaactaaaaaatgagTTATTCTGAACTTTGGGCAAAGCAAGACATTGTCTCTTTGTATTCTTGGAGTGGGTTTTACTTGTAAACTAGATCACTGATCAACAACTGATTTGTAGTAAAAACTGAGTGATctctaatataatttttaatcagAATATAATATGAATATGAAACTACCTCTTTAAAAACTTTgaatttacagtttttaaaatgtagaattattctaaaagaaatgaagattttCTATGTAAGTTAGAAAATACTCTATATTGTTCAGATTTCTTAATGAGAGAAAACCAATCAGCAGTTTGATGTTAGGAACTGTATTTGAGAATATAAGGTAAATGTATCTATATCCTAAAGCATGGTGAAATATATGTCTTTACTTTGGAAACATTATATCCTTCCAGATTTTGAATCATATGCTGTGacaggtaagccagaaagagttCATGACTCTTAACTCCACCTCAGGccgatttttgttttattgacattTGTGTAAATTTGCATGTGGCTCCCAATTGCTTTCCTTTCTGTATTAAGGCAGTCAAGGATTAAGTGATACAAATTTTAAAGTGAGCTATGATATAACTGTGCCTGTTTGGCTTTAAAATAAAGAGATTACCTTAAAATATTCTAGCCatagttgttgctgttttttttaaacatactgaGAGGCTTAagggatcctagtttcccaaccagggatcaaacccaggcccctgcatttaGAGCACTGTgtcctaaccattagaccaccagggaattccccaaaacCAAAGCGTTTTTGAGCTTAAAAAAACAGCTGGAGATCATGTGGTTCACAACCCTCATGAACAGACAAAAATGTTTTAtcagctctccaggctcccacAGCTAATTGGCCAGAGCTAGGTCTGCCCTCAAGAATTTACTCTCAAGGctagtttttcatttcttcagttcTCCTAAAGTTAAGAAATACCCgttatttcaagaaataatatTTGGGACTTAAAGGAATTCAGTCAATTAAAACACAAGATTCTTTTAGACCCAACTTCCTTATAAGCTTGGACAAAGAGAGatgttaaactttttatttacttattatttttatttgtctgtgccaggtcttagttggggcaggatctagttccctgagtagggattgaacccgggccccctgcattgggagcacagagccttagacactggaccaccaggaaagttccgagagagattttaaaaattaagtacctaaaccatttctttaatttataaGATCAGTAACAATTCAAATTGTTAATAATTGATCAAACAGTTAGCATATTCATTGACAGTAACACTCTGCAGCTGTCAGaattaccttaaacatatatGAGTCAATTCTCAAACTCCTACATGTTTAAGATAATGCTGACATTTGCAAATGTTAGGCTATATTTtaagttgaaaagtgaaagtgttactcactcagtggtgtctgactctctgcgaccccgtggactatagtctgccaggctcctctgtccatgtaattctccaggcaagaatagtggtgtggatagccattcccttctccaggggatcttcccaacccagagactgaacgaGCATCTCCTAAACAATAAAATGATGGATTGTGTTTTGGAGAAGAATATTGCTACATGAACATAAACAATAAGATGATGATAGTGTACCCTACAGATACACATGAAACTTCTTCATGGTATTGTTTCAGCTTTATCTGTTCACCAGCTGGCTGCCCAGGGAGAGATGCTCTACCTGGCTACTCGAATCGAACAAGGTACTAGCCTATTTTTAAGaatgtatttaaaacaaatttaatagGATTTGTCagatttgttattattttatttttatacaagagagtataaaaaaagaaatggttgcATAATCTCACCAGGCAGATAACCcaatagattattttaaaaataataatctaataaaataataaaaagattatttaaataatacagattatttaaaaaatagtaatgtcATGTATAGAAGTTACAGCTTCACTTACCACCCTAGACTTCTCTCCAAATGCACACACTGTAAGTTTCTTACATTTTCAGAAGACTTTTCTGGAGAATATTTCTATTTATACTTGGGGCTACATGTGAGAATATGTATatgctttttttgaaaaaaaaaatacactctgCATTACactttactttatttcacttaaattttGAGATATTTCCATGTAAACACACAAAGAtctgtttcattctcttttaatAGGTCTGTACTTTTGCAGTGTATTGCATGTGTATGTGCTATGttccttattttttaatgagtCCCCCTGGTAGTAGttgattccagttcatttttattttaacaatattgttgGCATTGTTTTAAAGTATATCCATAGGGTAAATTCCTATAAGTATATTCACTGAATCCAAAGGTAcatgaatttttatttgtatacatatataaccaGATGTTTGCCCTGTCCTTACACCAGAGTTAGAGTTTCTGCTTCCCCATAACTTCACTGACACGGAATACTATCAGACTTTAATCTTTGCTAATCTCATGGGTGAAAAATGGTATTTCATCCTggttttgtttgcctttttaaaattatggcccatttgaatttctttttctatgaactGCCTGTTTTATATTGACTTATATGAGCTCTTACCTAAATTAAAGAAGTTCACTTTTTGCTTATGTTGCATATAATTTTTTACCAGTTTCCCATTTTTCCTTTGActttatattttcaaacaaaagcTTAACATTTTTAAGTGGTAAACTTTTATCCTTGTGACATCTGAGTTTCATATCTTGCTTAGAGATGATTTCCTACTCcaagtttataaataaattcactcATGCCTTATTCTAGAATTTCTGTGGtttccttttttacatttctttaaccTGTGTGGAACATGTTTTGATGTAATGAGGTAAATATGGAGCTTtgctcttattttcatttttcgaAAAACTAGCCAATTGTCCCAACATTATCAGTTGAATGCAGGGCATATGATTAAAGAGTGGTTTAATCATGTCATTATTTTATAAGAAAGGCTCATTTCATCATTTAGAATCATGTCATTCTTTTATAAGAAAGacttattttatcttttgtttataAGTATATGAAGGTCTTATTCTCAATATACTAAATAAATTTAGGGACGAAACTGTGGACCCAGTAGACTGAGTCTAGGGAACAAAATTAGTTTTGAGGTAGACTTGCATAAAGCtgtttttcaaatgattcagttttCATTCACATTATAATAccaaaaatttgagaaaattcaaaGGCAGCAATGTTCACTAGCTTTAATAAGATTTTGGACTTtctataatatgtatttttataatgcTAAGGGCTATCATTAACCTAATTTTTATTGTGATCCTCCCAGTTTTACGTTGAGATGAGCAAGGTCTTATTCTGGATGTTAGCGAAATTAAATGATATGCCTAGAGTCACACTGCTGGAAAGCGCCAGTCAgcgttcaaaccctggtctcctgattCCGAGTCTGGTGTTCTACGGACTACCCTGTACCTAGCGTTATGTTGTATCCGGTAGTTTATACTTTTAGTAATGTATTGTTTGAACTCAGCTATGTACATTGAGGCATATTTTAATACATTCAGACTGAAAATTGCAAAAACGCAGTAGGAGTTCAGTGAACCCGAATCAGCACAGTATGAACCTCATTGCGTAATAGTCACCTTTTTAGAATGCCGGTATTTTCATAGCGATATTAATATGTGGTTGTTAAATTAGATCAcaaaaattgcttttcttttaaatagaaaatgttaTCAACCACACGGACGAAGAAGGATTTACCCCTCTGATGTGGGCTGCAGCACACGGGCAAATAGCTGTGGTAGAGTTCCTACTTCAGAATGTAAGGAGAACGCCTCAGACAATGTATATGTACAGTTACTCAAGTTCAGTTAAGTATATAGTAGTTTTCGTATCTCCAGCCAGCTAGATGTAATGGTAGAGGATCAAAAACAGAAAGTTTACATGCTCTTCCTCATATTCTTGTGGAACTCGGATCTAGTTAAACAGGCAAGTCTAGTCGCTCATGAAGCAGTGAGAGAGAAGTGAATGCCCAGCCCCTCCTAAGCGCAATGGGGAAAAAGTCTGTAGGAGAAGCTTCTTGGAGAAGATGTAATTTGGCTCCAAGTGGCAAGACAGTTAGGATCCAGGtacaagggagaaaggaagacctTCAGATGACCTTGATAACGGAGCATCCAGGAGTAGATGTTTGTGTTAGTACTGTGTTAACCCCAGAACATTACCTGACCTATAATTATTATTGACGAAAGTAAcaatattcttattttcaaaaaactgaaaagtcTTTTCTCTCCGTTTCCCACTCCAGGGTGCTGATCCTCAGCTTTTAGGAAAAGGTCGAGAAAGTGCACTGTCATTGGCCTGTAGTAAGGGCTACACAGATATTGTCAAAATGCTGCTGGATTGTGGAGTTGATGTAAATGAATACGATTGGGTGAGTCTATAATACTGATTTTTAGGTTTtggaaaactatattttattAAACACTTAGAAGAATACCTCTCGTTAATGGAACACCTAGAAGAAAAAGTTACTGTCCTAATTCTGATTTAAGTATTCctcacaaaatttttaaattagctgAAACTACTTTTACATGCCCAGTTCTTAGTAAAGCTTCACACAGCAGCACTAAATTATTTGAATCTTATCCTTGAAAAGCTAAATcacctgttttttttccccccagaatgGAGGGACACCTTTGCTTTACGCTGTACACGGAAATCATGTGAAATGTGTAAAAATGCTCTTAGGTAAGCAGGCAAAAgtggaaatatttagaaaatgccACATGAAGATGTTATTTTTTTACAAGCTGGCCTCACGAGCATCATGAGCTGTCACTGAATACATTATGCACCCCTGGAGCACCCCTTCCCTAAGGCTCTCGTGTAAGCCACAGCTCCATCCCACGCCGCGCCTGCAGTCACAG
The sequence above is a segment of the Capra hircus breed San Clemente chromosome 20, ASM170441v1, whole genome shotgun sequence genome. Coding sequences within it:
- the ANKRA2 gene encoding ankyrin repeat family A protein 2, whose amino-acid sequence is MATSANLDIGAQLIVEECPSSYSLSGMPDIKIEHQLDSSAEEGSAQGVAMGMKFILPNRFDMNVCSRFVKSLNEEDSKNIQDQVNSDLEVASVLFKAECNIHTSPSPGIQVRHVYTPSTTKHFSPIKQSTTLTNKHRGNEVSTTPLLANSLSVHQLAAQGEMLYLATRIEQENVINHTDEEGFTPLMWAAAHGQIAVVEFLLQNGADPQLLGKGRESALSLACSKGYTDIVKMLLDCGVDVNEYDWNGGTPLLYAVHGNHVKCVKMLLENGADPTIETDSGYNSMDLAVALGYRSVQQVIESHLLKLLQNIKE